Proteins found in one Pseudoxanthomonas sp. SL93 genomic segment:
- a CDS encoding ATP-binding protein codes for MQALAELMSDGLLLCHGTGRPMHANSAARALVPDASDALGALMGLLPLEAMRTAHAEGRWSGELAFDDGRILQVSAYHHDNGRGGYYLIVFHDVSEAHARQQELQRRHAQLRQTLVRLAGAQEQLVQSEKMASIGQLAAGVAHEINNPIGYVHSNLGSLQEYLHSLFSLIEVYERALRSPDPKAMLPEIDDMRGRYDIDFITGDLPQLMSESREGIERVTAIVRNLKDFSYSGRDDSWKSADLHAGLDSTINIIWNELKYKVTLEKHYSKLPLVQCRPSELNQVFMNILLNASHAIDERGTITVTTGVAGEEVWVEIQDSGHGIPDEILQRIFDPFFTTKPVGSGTGLGLSISYGIVKKHNGRIEVRSAQGEGSCFRITLPIRQPSVDAA; via the coding sequence ATGCAGGCGCTGGCCGAGCTGATGAGCGATGGCCTGCTGCTGTGCCATGGCACGGGCCGCCCCATGCATGCCAATTCCGCGGCGCGCGCGCTGGTGCCGGACGCCAGCGATGCCCTGGGCGCACTGATGGGGTTGCTGCCGCTCGAGGCCATGCGCACCGCGCATGCCGAAGGACGCTGGAGCGGCGAACTCGCCTTCGATGACGGGCGCATCCTGCAGGTCAGCGCCTATCACCACGACAACGGACGCGGCGGTTACTACCTGATCGTCTTCCACGACGTCAGCGAAGCGCATGCGCGCCAGCAGGAACTGCAACGCCGCCATGCGCAGCTGCGGCAGACGCTGGTCCGCCTGGCCGGTGCGCAGGAGCAGCTGGTGCAGTCGGAGAAGATGGCCTCCATCGGCCAGCTGGCCGCCGGCGTCGCGCACGAGATCAACAACCCCATCGGCTACGTGCACTCCAACCTGGGCTCGCTGCAGGAATACCTGCACAGCCTGTTCTCGCTGATCGAAGTCTACGAACGCGCGCTGCGCTCGCCCGATCCCAAGGCGATGCTGCCCGAGATCGACGACATGCGGGGCCGTTACGACATCGACTTCATCACTGGCGACCTGCCGCAGCTGATGTCCGAGTCGCGCGAAGGCATCGAGCGCGTCACTGCCATCGTGCGCAACCTGAAGGATTTCTCCTACTCCGGCCGCGACGACAGCTGGAAATCGGCGGACCTGCACGCGGGCCTCGATTCCACCATCAACATCATCTGGAACGAGCTCAAGTACAAGGTCACCCTGGAGAAGCACTACAGCAAGTTGCCGCTGGTGCAGTGCCGGCCCTCGGAATTGAACCAGGTGTTCATGAACATCCTGCTCAATGCCAGCCATGCCATCGACGAGCGGGGCACCATCACCGTGACCACCGGCGTGGCGGGCGAAGAGGTCTGGGTGGAGATCCAGGACAGCGGGCACGGCATTCCCGACGAGATCCTGCAGCGCATCTTCGACCCGTTCTTCACCACCAAGCCGGTGGGCAGCGGCACCGGGCTAGGCCTTTCCATCTCCTACGGCATCGTCAAGAAGCACAACGGCCGCATCGAAGTGCGCAGCGCGCAGGGCGAGGGCTCGTGCTTCCGCATCACGTTGCCGATCCGGCAGCCGAGCGTCGACGCGGCCTGA
- a CDS encoding GIY-YIG nuclease family protein produces the protein MKTSRTTAPTAEPAVGKEGTERAAATAACWHLYLLECRNGAYYAGITNRLESRYAAHAAGTGAKYTRANPPLRLLASREYPDRSTASRAEAELKRLPRAKKLAFFAAFPVGAT, from the coding sequence ATGAAAACCAGCCGCACCACCGCACCCACGGCTGAGCCTGCCGTCGGGAAGGAAGGGACGGAACGAGCAGCGGCGACGGCCGCGTGCTGGCACCTGTACCTGCTCGAGTGCCGCAACGGCGCCTATTACGCCGGCATCACCAACCGGCTGGAGTCACGCTATGCGGCGCACGCCGCCGGCACCGGCGCCAAGTACACCCGCGCGAACCCGCCACTGCGGCTGCTGGCCAGCCGAGAGTACCCCGACCGCAGCACGGCATCGCGCGCCGAGGCAGAGCTCAAGCGGCTGCCGCGCGCGAAGAAACTCGCGTTCTTCGCTGCTTTCCCTGTAGGAGCGACGTAA
- a CDS encoding EAL domain-containing protein encodes MVDTANNGGTPLMLLYVDIDHFRSINENMGVEVGDQALAMISERLQQAVGQDARAWRHGSDEFVVAVPRSPATLPPEEFGAFLREQIELPMTVLPYTLFLTGTLGIALCPEHADSPTALLQCAESAVDQAKHEGLNLVRMYRRGAAITARSDSIIARQIINAIANNELRLFYQPQINAHDGRVVGMETLLRWYSPALGMLVPERFMHVAEKLGVIVQIGDWVLRNAFKQARIWRDWGFDDFEIAINVSTLQLLRPSFVSEVLEAMQEAGIPTQMVVLEVRQNALAKDMNLVHRTLANLHREGVRLTLDDFGMGDSNLDSLIRFSVDKIKIDRSFVKGVPSSNREVAITCAIIAMGHQLGMKVIAHGVETDMQLGFLRRNQCDMFQGHLFGEPMSAEEAGAVLRRRYLRSDAFAATKPDRTLLLLDDEENILRSLVRLFRRDGYRLLAASNVTDAFELLATNDVQVILSDQRMSDMSGTEFLGRVRVLYPDTVRLVLSGYTDLATVTEAINRGEIYRFLTKPWNDDDLREHIRQAFTAYENQPHHRTHG; translated from the coding sequence ATGGTCGACACCGCCAACAACGGTGGCACGCCGCTGATGCTGCTGTACGTGGACATCGACCACTTCCGTTCGATCAACGAGAACATGGGCGTGGAAGTCGGCGACCAGGCACTGGCGATGATCAGCGAACGCCTCCAGCAGGCCGTCGGGCAGGACGCGCGCGCGTGGCGGCACGGCAGCGACGAGTTCGTGGTGGCCGTGCCGCGCAGCCCGGCCACCCTGCCCCCCGAGGAATTCGGCGCCTTCCTGCGCGAGCAGATCGAACTGCCCATGACGGTGCTGCCGTACACGCTGTTCCTGACCGGCACGCTGGGCATCGCGCTGTGCCCCGAGCACGCGGACTCGCCCACCGCCCTGCTGCAGTGCGCCGAAAGCGCGGTGGACCAGGCCAAGCACGAAGGGCTCAACCTGGTCCGCATGTACCGCCGCGGCGCGGCCATCACCGCCCGCAGCGACAGCATCATCGCGCGACAGATCATCAACGCCATCGCCAACAACGAACTGCGCCTGTTCTACCAGCCGCAGATCAACGCGCATGACGGCCGCGTGGTCGGCATGGAGACGCTGCTGCGCTGGTATTCGCCGGCGCTGGGCATGCTGGTGCCGGAACGTTTCATGCACGTGGCCGAGAAACTGGGCGTCATCGTGCAGATCGGCGACTGGGTGCTGCGCAACGCATTCAAGCAGGCACGCATCTGGCGCGACTGGGGTTTCGACGATTTCGAGATCGCGATCAACGTCTCCACGCTGCAGCTGCTGCGGCCCAGCTTCGTTTCCGAAGTACTGGAAGCGATGCAGGAAGCCGGCATTCCCACCCAGATGGTGGTGCTGGAAGTGCGCCAGAACGCGCTGGCCAAGGACATGAACCTGGTCCACCGCACGCTGGCGAACCTGCACCGCGAAGGCGTGCGGCTGACGCTGGACGATTTCGGCATGGGCGATTCCAACCTGGATTCGCTGATCCGGTTCTCGGTGGACAAGATCAAGATCGACCGCAGTTTCGTGAAGGGCGTGCCATCGAGCAACCGCGAGGTCGCCATCACCTGCGCCATCATCGCCATGGGCCACCAGCTGGGCATGAAGGTCATCGCCCATGGCGTGGAGACCGACATGCAGCTGGGCTTCCTGCGCCGCAACCAGTGCGACATGTTCCAGGGCCACCTGTTCGGCGAGCCGATGTCGGCCGAGGAAGCCGGTGCGGTGCTGCGCAGGCGTTACCTGCGGTCGGATGCGTTCGCGGCCACCAAGCCGGACCGCACGCTGCTGCTGCTGGACGACGAGGAGAACATCCTGCGTTCGCTGGTGCGCCTGTTCCGCCGTGATGGCTACCGCCTGCTGGCCGCCAGCAACGTCACCGACGCGTTCGAACTGCTGGCCACCAATGACGTGCAGGTGATCCTGTCCGACCAGCGCATGTCGGACATGAGCGGTACCGAGTTCCTCGGCCGCGTCCGCGTGCTGTACCCCGACACCGTGCGCCTGGTGCTGTCCGGCTACACCGACTTGGCCACGGTCACCGAGGCGATCAACCGCGGCGAGATCTACCGCTTCCTGACCAAGCCGTGGAACGACGACGACCTGCGCGAACATATCCGCCAGGCCTTCACCGCCTATGAAAACCAGCCGCACCACCGCACCCACGGCTGA
- a CDS encoding histidine kinase: MPPSSPDPLDATTLQALLLQLFLQQEDDRNTVGRALHNQVGQTLSAIRMTAHLTQDESDPEQRRQDLQDIMRASDDAVAVLRELHAVLHPPQLDALGLEASLRAEMERISTQVGAVDIALAPLPRPPESAVARVAFRIAQALARQTAGHAATQLSLADDAQATPSAFCLHVRCGSRPALDDLALLRALAASVGGSLSEQAAEHGMHWQLRLPYAATPTMPRERP; encoded by the coding sequence ATGCCGCCTTCGTCCCCCGATCCGCTGGACGCCACTACCCTGCAGGCCCTGCTGCTGCAGCTGTTCCTGCAACAGGAAGACGACCGCAACACGGTCGGGCGCGCCCTGCACAACCAGGTGGGGCAGACGCTGTCGGCCATCCGCATGACCGCGCACCTGACCCAGGATGAAAGCGATCCGGAGCAGCGCCGGCAGGACCTGCAGGACATCATGCGCGCCAGCGACGACGCCGTCGCCGTACTGCGCGAACTCCACGCGGTGCTGCATCCGCCGCAACTCGACGCACTGGGGCTGGAGGCGTCGCTGCGCGCCGAGATGGAACGCATCTCGACGCAGGTCGGCGCCGTTGACATCGCGCTGGCACCGCTGCCGCGGCCACCGGAGAGCGCCGTGGCGCGAGTGGCGTTCCGGATCGCACAGGCGCTGGCCAGGCAGACGGCCGGCCATGCGGCCACGCAGCTGTCGCTGGCCGATGACGCGCAGGCGACGCCTTCCGCCTTCTGCCTGCACGTGCGTTGCGGATCACGCCCTGCCCTCGACGACCTCGCGCTCCTGCGGGCGCTGGCGGCATCGGTGGGCGGCTCGCTGTCGGAACAGGCCGCGGAGCACGGCATGCACTGGCAACTTCGCCTACCCTATGCGGCCACGCCCACGATGCCGCGCGAACGCCCTTGA
- a CDS encoding phospholipase D family protein — MRRLLVLSFSLLLAACAQLPPRAELPDAMAPPPATNGTLAERVLAAEARHPGQSGFRLVSTGTEAYALRAYSAQAATSHLDVQTYIWHADLTGKLLARQALAAADRGVRVRILGDDLDARAKNRGFAALDAHPNIEVRLYNPMASRSGSLGKVGEFSTGFKRLNHRMHNKSWIVDGRIALVGGRNLGDEYFDAHDGTNFVDLDMLMAGPIVAEISSNFDRFWNSPSNYPIAQLAPEAVDDAQLARLRGVLDQAAEALSASPYRQVLREDPQVQALLEGDTRLHWGSDWRFVSDDPLKARLPLEQRSAVLQALAPAMQSARHDLRLISPYFVPGERGTQGLADGARRGVAIGILTNSLAATDVAAVHGGYVRYRRTLLEAGIALWELKPAGGEKADFSLRGSSGSSLHTKAMIVDDRQVFVGSYNLDPRSTSLNCEQGVLVGHPALAAELTALFDQQRQGARAWAVTLTDDGIRWSDGTQTWTREPEAGTSQRAMAWLMKVLPVESQL; from the coding sequence ATGCGCCGCCTGCTCGTCCTGTCCTTCTCGCTGCTGCTGGCCGCGTGCGCCCAGCTGCCGCCCCGCGCCGAGCTGCCTGATGCCATGGCGCCCCCACCGGCAACCAACGGCACCTTGGCGGAGCGTGTGCTGGCCGCCGAGGCCCGGCATCCGGGGCAATCCGGTTTCCGCCTGGTCAGTACCGGCACCGAGGCCTATGCGCTGCGTGCCTACAGTGCGCAGGCCGCCACCAGCCATCTCGACGTCCAGACCTACATCTGGCACGCCGACCTGACCGGCAAGCTGCTGGCGCGCCAGGCGCTGGCAGCGGCGGATCGTGGCGTGCGCGTGCGCATCCTGGGGGATGACCTGGACGCGCGCGCCAAGAACCGGGGCTTCGCGGCGCTTGATGCCCATCCGAACATCGAGGTGCGCCTGTACAACCCGATGGCCAGCCGCAGCGGCAGCCTGGGCAAGGTGGGCGAGTTCAGCACGGGCTTCAAGCGGCTCAACCACCGCATGCACAACAAGAGCTGGATCGTCGACGGCCGCATCGCGCTGGTGGGAGGGCGCAACCTGGGCGACGAGTACTTCGATGCGCACGACGGCACCAACTTCGTCGACCTGGACATGCTGATGGCCGGGCCGATCGTGGCGGAGATCAGCAGCAACTTCGACCGGTTCTGGAATTCGCCTTCCAACTATCCCATCGCCCAGCTCGCGCCGGAGGCGGTGGACGATGCGCAGCTGGCGCGTTTGCGCGGCGTGCTGGACCAGGCGGCCGAGGCGCTGTCCGCCAGCCCCTACCGGCAGGTGCTGCGCGAAGACCCGCAGGTGCAGGCATTGCTGGAAGGCGACACGCGGCTGCACTGGGGCAGCGACTGGCGTTTCGTCAGCGATGATCCGCTGAAGGCGCGGCTGCCGCTGGAACAGCGTTCGGCGGTGCTGCAGGCCCTGGCGCCGGCCATGCAGTCCGCACGGCACGACCTGCGGCTGATCTCGCCGTACTTCGTTCCCGGCGAGCGGGGAACGCAGGGCCTGGCGGATGGCGCACGGCGCGGGGTGGCGATCGGCATCCTGACCAATTCGCTGGCGGCCACCGACGTGGCCGCCGTGCATGGTGGCTACGTGCGCTATCGCCGCACGTTGCTGGAAGCGGGGATCGCGCTGTGGGAACTCAAGCCGGCCGGCGGAGAGAAGGCGGACTTCAGCCTGCGGGGTTCGTCGGGTTCAAGCCTGCACACCAAGGCGATGATCGTCGATGACCGGCAGGTGTTCGTCGGCTCGTACAACCTCGATCCACGCTCCACCTCGCTGAACTGCGAGCAGGGCGTGCTGGTGGGCCATCCCGCGCTGGCGGCGGAGCTGACCGCGCTGTTCGACCAGCAGCGGCAGGGCGCACGTGCCTGGGCGGTGACCCTGACCGACGACGGCATACGCTGGAGCGACGGCACGCAGACCTGGACCCGCGAGCCGGAGGCGGGCACGTCGCAGCGCGCCATGGCCTGGTTGATGAAGGTGCTGCCCGTGGAGTCGCAGCTGTAA
- a CDS encoding methyl-accepting chemotaxis protein, with product MYPRILVRLAAPLILTLLFPVSVGFEWPTAMQWALLTSLTLAWLIFAWLTVVNSHQISPEHASVVREQDALLTELRRFVNNEIEGSRSEIDRARELIREAVNNLGGSFDAMNRKSREQSTAIARIIDRNGDGDRAGVDVARFAQNASQRMEQLVEALEQVAGQSGTTVHHIDDMAQHLDGIFSLLEDVKSIADQTNLLALNAAIEAARAGEAGRGFAVVADEVRNLSERSTAFNEQIRKLAHSSKESIAKVRDTVSNMASRDLDRSREARGEAANMLNQVAAINASLGDGMREVSMCGHAIDASVAEAVRSLQFEDIATQSLGSAVTHLERLTAINKEAVALQELLHRSGGATDNELLSALRLIGNRLRDQRSEWERPPHKPVAQQNMGAGTVELF from the coding sequence ATGTATCCGCGCATCCTGGTTCGTCTGGCAGCACCCCTCATCCTGACCCTGCTGTTCCCCGTGTCCGTCGGCTTCGAATGGCCGACCGCCATGCAGTGGGCCCTGCTGACTTCACTGACCCTGGCCTGGCTGATCTTCGCCTGGCTGACGGTCGTCAACTCGCATCAGATCTCCCCGGAACACGCCAGCGTCGTGCGCGAGCAGGATGCCCTGCTCACCGAACTGCGCCGCTTCGTGAACAACGAGATCGAAGGCTCGCGCAGCGAGATCGACCGGGCCCGCGAACTGATCCGCGAAGCGGTCAACAACCTGGGCGGCAGCTTCGATGCGATGAACCGCAAGTCGCGCGAGCAGAGCACCGCCATCGCCCGCATCATCGACCGCAACGGCGACGGCGACCGCGCCGGCGTGGACGTGGCGCGCTTCGCCCAGAACGCCAGCCAGCGGATGGAACAGCTGGTCGAGGCGCTGGAACAGGTGGCCGGCCAGAGCGGCACCACCGTGCACCACATCGACGACATGGCGCAGCACCTGGACGGCATCTTCTCGCTGCTGGAAGACGTCAAGTCCATCGCCGACCAGACCAACCTGCTGGCGCTGAATGCCGCCATCGAGGCCGCGCGTGCCGGTGAAGCCGGCCGGGGCTTCGCGGTGGTCGCCGACGAAGTGCGCAACCTGTCCGAGCGCTCCACCGCGTTCAACGAACAGATCCGCAAGCTGGCGCACAGTTCCAAGGAATCCATCGCCAAGGTACGCGACACCGTGTCCAACATGGCCTCGCGAGACCTGGACCGCTCGCGGGAAGCGCGCGGCGAAGCGGCCAACATGCTCAACCAGGTGGCGGCCATCAATGCCTCGCTGGGCGACGGCATGCGCGAGGTCTCGATGTGCGGCCACGCCATCGATGCCAGCGTCGCCGAAGCCGTCCGCTCGCTGCAGTTCGAGGACATCGCCACCCAGTCGCTGGGCAGCGCCGTCACCCACCTGGAGCGCCTGACCGCGATCAACAAGGAAGCCGTCGCCCTGCAGGAACTGCTGCACCGCTCCGGCGGCGCGACCGACAACGAACTGCTCAGCGCCCTGCGCCTGATCGGCAACCGCCTGCGCGACCAGCGCAGCGAGTGGGAACGTCCGCCGCACAAGCCGGTGGCCCAGCAGAACATGGGCGCGGGCACGGTCGAGTTGTTCTGA
- a CDS encoding chemotaxis response regulator protein-glutamate methylesterase, with product MSSPSPCKVLIVDDSAVVRQMLTEILSRDPGIEVVGSAADPLLARDKIKRLNPDVMTLDVEMPRMDGLAFLENVMRLRPMPVVMISSLTERGADTTLQALALGAVDFVSKPKLDVASGLQAYADEIIAKVKAAAKARVRPIARSNGPRTSLDTVLPSPPALRFRTTDRLIAIGASAGGTEALRVVLEQMPADAPAIVLTQHIPAGFSRAFAERLDRHSAMAVREASDGEAILPGHAYLPPGGQHMRVIRDGARWRCRIDDGPAVNRHKPAVDVLFRSVALSAGGNAVGAILTGMGDDGARGLLEMAQAGAPTLVQDEATSVVWGMPGAAVKLGAAKDVVPLDRIAQRLLDLAAQIV from the coding sequence ATGAGTAGTCCTTCCCCCTGCAAGGTATTGATCGTCGACGACTCGGCGGTCGTGCGGCAGATGCTGACCGAGATCCTGTCGCGCGACCCGGGCATCGAGGTCGTCGGTTCCGCCGCCGATCCGCTGCTGGCACGCGACAAGATCAAGCGCCTGAATCCCGACGTGATGACGCTGGACGTGGAAATGCCGCGCATGGACGGCCTGGCGTTCCTGGAGAACGTCATGCGCCTGCGGCCGATGCCGGTGGTGATGATTTCCTCGCTGACCGAGCGCGGCGCCGACACCACGCTGCAGGCGCTGGCGCTGGGCGCGGTGGATTTCGTGTCCAAGCCCAAGCTCGACGTCGCCAGCGGCCTGCAGGCGTATGCCGACGAGATCATCGCCAAGGTCAAGGCCGCGGCCAAGGCGCGCGTGCGACCGATCGCCCGCAGCAACGGCCCGCGCACCAGCCTGGACACGGTGTTGCCCTCGCCGCCCGCGTTGCGCTTCCGCACCACCGACCGCCTGATCGCCATCGGCGCCTCCGCCGGTGGTACCGAGGCGCTGCGCGTGGTGCTGGAACAGATGCCGGCCGACGCACCCGCCATCGTGCTGACGCAGCACATCCCCGCCGGTTTCAGTCGCGCCTTCGCCGAACGCCTGGACCGCCACTCGGCCATGGCGGTACGCGAGGCCAGCGATGGCGAAGCCATCCTGCCCGGCCACGCCTACCTGCCGCCGGGCGGCCAACACATGCGTGTCATCCGCGACGGTGCCCGCTGGCGCTGCCGCATCGACGACGGTCCGGCCGTCAACCGGCACAAGCCGGCGGTGGATGTGCTGTTCCGCTCGGTCGCGCTCAGCGCGGGCGGCAACGCGGTCGGTGCCATCCTCACCGGCATGGGCGACGACGGCGCGCGCGGCCTGCTGGAAATGGCCCAGGCCGGCGCACCGACGCTGGTGCAGGACGAGGCCACCAGCGTGGTCTGGGGCATGCCCGGTGCGGCGGTGAAGCTGGGGGCGGCGAAGGATGTCGTGCCGCTGGACCGGATCGCCCAGCGCCTGCTGGACCTGGCCGCGCAGATCGTCTGA